The window TTGCACTCCTCCGGAGTGTTTGTTGTGTTTTATCTTTACTGTAGACCTTATTTCTTCTTCTTCTTCAAATTTTGCAATCTCGGAATACTCAAATCATGGGTTCGGGTAAAATAATTTAAGAATTTTGCATCGTTTAACTTCAAATAAAATTAGCATTCTTATTTTTCTCTACAAATTTTGACACTGAACGGTAATAAGTAATTTTGCTAATTGCTAATTGCTAATTGCTAATTGCTAATTGCTAATTGCTAATTGCTAATTATTAGTTATTGCGCTCCTGAGGAGCGTAACCTTTGTAGCATAGAATCATAACCAAATATCGGAGCTCCGGAGGTGCGACACCATTATTCTTTATATTTTTTGAGGAAATTTAAGACAAGCATATTTATATTTTGAATCTGCTTGTTGTTAGTTGTGTCGCTCCTCCGGAGCTTTTGGAAATGATGTTTTGATGTGCTACAAAGGTTGCACTCCTCCGGAGTGCTTGGTACTTTTACCTTTTACCTTTTTTCTTGACTGTAAATTTTACTTAAAATCTTGAGTTTTGAGCTTTAAATACTAAGAGCCTGTTTAAATTTCATCAAAAATTACTAATTTTATATTTGATGAATAATTCATTTTTTTAAGAAAAAATGCGAAAAGAACTATATTATGTTTAAAAAGAATCTCACTCTTATATTAATTTTAATAATATCAAACTTTATAGCAGCACAAAAGTCAAGTTTTATATATGAATTGAAGTACAAAACCCGACCAGACAGTTTAATAATTGATAAAATAAATTTTTATTTAGATGTTAATAATGGTCAATCTGTTTTTCGTTCTGAGATGTTTAGAAAATCAGATTCTTTAAGGATAAAAAGAGGATTTCCTAATGGTTTTGAAATAGAGTTTAATAATAATCAGCTTTACACTGAAAAAAATAGAGATACAGATATTATTTTAAAATATGTTTTTGTTCCGGTTGTTTATGCCACATTTGCTATCAATATTAAAGATAATCTAGATTGGAGTATTGATTCAAAAAAAATAAAAATAGGTGATTATCATGCACAAAAGGCAACAACAGAATATGGGGGAAGAATATGGACAGCATGGTTTACTACAGATATTAATATTCCTGAAGGACCATATGTTTTTAAAGGATTACCAGGATTAATAGTTAAAATATCTGATGATAAAGAAAATTTTAATTTTGAATTAATTCAGATTAAAAATTTTGAATGGGAAGATTTACATATAGTAAAATATCAGAAACTAATTACTTGGGAAGATTTTAAAAAAATTCAAAAAAACTTTTATATAAACCCTTATTCATCTCTTAAAAAAGGAGACATCTTGCAAGAAACATCTCCTAATAAATTTAGCGAAGTAGATTTAAATAAGGCTACCAAAGAGCTATTGGAGATAATTAGACCTAAATATTATCCCTTGGAAATAAATCATAAAATCGACTTATAAATGATTTTATTTTTATTATACAGCTTGCATTATGGGGGACGTTTTTATTTCCCATTTACTTAAAATGCAAACAGAATACGTTGATTATTCCTCTACTATTGCAATTAAAAAGCATATATGTATTGAAAACAAAAATAGATTAAATTTCTACCTTCAGATATTTAGTTTAATTATAAAGGAAATACTTACTGTAAAGAAAAAATCACTAGAAGTTATTTTTTAAATCAAGTAGTAAATGAAGATAATCAGAATAACAACAATAAATATATTATTGTTGTTAAAAGCCAAAATACATATTTCTTTGCAAATGCCAATCTATTATGCACACACATATTGCATAACTTGATGCAAAATACAATCCCTCCTACTAATCCAAAACTGCTTCTGAATATTTACAAAGCTGCTTTTGGCAATCAGGAAACGGGGCATAATTCCTTAGATCTATATTCACTTGCTGTAAATCATTGAGAAATGCTTTTTGTTTCACAAGTGAGTTACGATTGGTATAGCACTAATTACGAGTTTCTGATTTCATTACCACAGAATATACCAAACTAGTTAGAGTTTAAGGTTTCTACTCTCCAGCAGGAAATAGTGCAGATTTTATAGCCCATAGCGTAAGAAATGATATGGTTTATAATTCAGAATTTAATGTAATAGACAGTTTTAATAAAACAAAAGACCATTTGTTTACGATTCTCGATGGAAGCTCATCACGATACAAAACGATCTAAAAAAATCAAATTTTAAAAAGCAGCAGAGACTGCATTATAAACAAATAATACTTGTGCAATTTTATATTAGCTTTGATGTAAAATAAACTTCGTAACTTCTAAATTAAATAGTAGATAATCTAAAATTGAATAGGT is drawn from Chryseobacterium muglaense and contains these coding sequences:
- a CDS encoding GLPGLI family protein, coding for MFKKNLTLILILIISNFIAAQKSSFIYELKYKTRPDSLIIDKINFYLDVNNGQSVFRSEMFRKSDSLRIKRGFPNGFEIEFNNNQLYTEKNRDTDIILKYVFVPVVYATFAINIKDNLDWSIDSKKIKIGDYHAQKATTEYGGRIWTAWFTTDINIPEGPYVFKGLPGLIVKISDDKENFNFELIQIKNFEWEDLHIVKYQKLITWEDFKKIQKNFYINPYSSLKKGDILQETSPNKFSEVDLNKATKELLEIIRPKYYPLEINHKIDL